Proteins co-encoded in one Mycobacterium mantenii genomic window:
- a CDS encoding alpha/beta hydrolase: MRIVYDVWTPDGAPRAVLVLSHGLGEYARRYDHVARRFGEAGLVTYALDHRGHGRSGGKRVLVRDIHEYTSDFDTLVGIATREHHGLKCIVLGHSMGGGIVFAYGVERPDNYDLMVLSGPAVAAQDQVSPLLALAAKVLGAIAPGLPAQELDVDAISRDPAVVAAYKDDPLVYHGKVPAGIGRALLQVGETMPERAPALTAPLLVVHGEQDRLIPVAGSRRLVECVGSTDVELKVYPGLYHEVFNEPEREQVLDDVVSWITARL, encoded by the coding sequence GTGCGCATCGTCTACGACGTGTGGACCCCCGACGGTGCCCCGCGAGCGGTCCTGGTGCTCTCCCACGGGCTCGGCGAATACGCCCGCCGCTACGACCACGTCGCGCGCCGCTTCGGCGAAGCCGGGCTGGTCACCTACGCGCTGGACCATCGCGGCCACGGCCGCTCCGGCGGTAAGCGGGTGCTGGTGCGCGACATCCACGAATACACCTCCGACTTCGACACCCTGGTCGGCATCGCCACCCGGGAACACCACGGCCTCAAGTGCATCGTGCTGGGGCACAGCATGGGTGGCGGAATCGTCTTCGCCTACGGGGTCGAACGCCCGGACAACTACGACCTGATGGTGCTGTCGGGGCCCGCGGTGGCTGCCCAGGATCAGGTGTCTCCGCTGCTGGCGCTGGCCGCCAAGGTGCTCGGTGCCATCGCGCCCGGACTGCCGGCGCAAGAACTCGACGTCGACGCCATCTCCCGGGATCCCGCGGTGGTGGCCGCCTACAAAGACGATCCGCTGGTGTATCACGGCAAGGTGCCGGCCGGGATCGGCCGCGCCTTGCTGCAGGTCGGCGAGACCATGCCGGAACGGGCGCCGGCGCTGACGGCGCCGCTGCTGGTGGTGCACGGGGAACAGGACCGGCTGATACCCGTCGCGGGCAGTCGGCGCCTCGTCGAGTGCGTGGGGTCCACCGACGTCGAGTTGAAGGTCTACCCGGGGCTCTATCACGAGGTTTTCAACGAGCCAGAGCGCGAGCAGGTGCTCGATGACGTGGTCTCCTGGATCACCGCTCGGTTGTGA
- a CDS encoding DUF2786 domain-containing protein translates to MTDDKMLARIAALLRQAEGTDNTHEADAFMSAAQRLATAASIDLAVARSHSAQRSAAQTPTQRTITIGAAGTKGLRTYVQLFVVIAAANDVRCDVASNSTFVYAYGFVEDIDASHALYASLVVQMVRASDAYLASGAHRPTPTITARLNFQLAFGARVGQRLAEARDQARQEATKDRRRSPGTAIALRDKEVELVDYYRGASKARGTWQASRASAGYSSAARRAGDRAGKRARLGNSPELPGARSALSG, encoded by the coding sequence TTGACTGACGACAAAATGCTGGCGCGCATTGCCGCACTGCTGCGTCAGGCCGAAGGCACCGACAACACCCACGAGGCCGACGCGTTCATGTCCGCCGCGCAGCGGCTCGCGACGGCCGCGTCGATCGACCTCGCGGTGGCGCGCTCCCATTCGGCCCAGCGCTCGGCCGCGCAGACGCCGACGCAGCGCACCATCACCATCGGGGCGGCGGGCACCAAGGGGTTACGCACCTACGTGCAGCTGTTCGTGGTGATCGCGGCGGCCAACGACGTGCGCTGCGATGTGGCCTCGAATTCGACGTTCGTGTATGCCTACGGGTTCGTCGAGGACATCGACGCCAGCCACGCCCTGTATGCGAGCCTGGTCGTACAGATGGTTCGCGCGTCGGACGCCTACCTGGCCTCGGGTGCGCATCGTCCCACGCCGACGATCACCGCCCGGCTCAACTTCCAGCTGGCATTCGGGGCGCGGGTGGGCCAGCGGCTCGCCGAGGCCCGCGACCAGGCCCGGCAGGAAGCCACCAAGGACCGCCGTCGGTCGCCGGGTACCGCTATCGCGTTGCGGGACAAGGAGGTCGAGCTGGTGGACTACTACCGCGGTGCGTCGAAGGCGCGCGGCACGTGGCAGGCCAGCCGGGCGTCGGCCGGGTATTCGTCGGCGGCACGGCGCGCCGGCGATCGGGCCGGCAAGCGGGCGCGGCTCGGCAACAGCCCCGAACTGCCCGGTGCGCGGAGCGCGTTGAGCGGGTGA
- a CDS encoding alpha/beta hydrolase domain-containing protein — protein sequence MTNTPQVTPIPGKPALLLSAFDLADVGYAAEEFFVSGMACRYAPATELGPDGRWDVTPSGSGDYTTRIVALTPSDPARFNGTVLVEWLNVSGGIDAAAVWMMAHREILRSGFAYVAVSAQRVGIDGGESLLGADMSLKSQDPQRYADLRHPGDAFSYDIFSQVGALIKSGGHGAILRDLPAQRVIALGESQSAMFLTSYINAVDPLDPIYDGFLVHSRFGPAAPLDGSSIFSESTATQAVTFRPELRVPLLTVITETDVFGGPRDGYYFARQPDNDRLRVWEIAGAAHADNYTIQVAFIDSGSAPLEALAAGYTPTNMLMGQQLPHNINFGPQHHYVVQAALAALNAWVATGEPAPGADPLEVLESAAPQPILDHHGLARGGIRTPWVDVPVARLSGLGGEESIMSAIFGSGEHFDTATIQRLYPGGDAHYLERFTAALDAAIGSGFILPADRAEILQLAAATYPGERA from the coding sequence ATGACGAACACCCCCCAGGTGACGCCGATCCCCGGCAAGCCGGCGCTGCTGCTGAGCGCCTTCGATCTGGCCGACGTGGGCTATGCCGCCGAGGAGTTCTTCGTCTCCGGGATGGCCTGCCGCTACGCCCCGGCGACCGAGCTGGGACCCGATGGCCGCTGGGACGTGACACCCTCGGGCTCGGGCGATTACACCACCCGCATCGTGGCGTTGACGCCGTCCGACCCGGCCCGGTTCAACGGCACGGTGCTCGTCGAATGGCTCAACGTGAGCGGCGGGATCGACGCCGCCGCGGTGTGGATGATGGCGCACCGGGAAATCCTGCGCTCTGGTTTCGCCTACGTCGCGGTGTCGGCCCAGCGGGTGGGTATCGACGGCGGCGAAAGCCTGCTCGGCGCGGACATGTCACTGAAAAGCCAAGACCCCCAACGGTATGCAGACCTGCGCCATCCGGGCGACGCGTTCTCCTACGACATCTTCTCCCAGGTCGGCGCGCTTATCAAAAGTGGCGGACACGGCGCCATTCTCCGAGACCTGCCCGCGCAACGCGTCATCGCACTGGGCGAATCCCAGTCCGCGATGTTCCTCACGTCCTACATAAACGCCGTCGATCCGCTGGACCCCATCTATGACGGTTTCCTGGTGCATTCCCGCTTCGGACCGGCAGCCCCGCTGGACGGCAGCTCGATCTTCTCCGAATCGACTGCGACACAAGCTGTTACGTTCCGCCCGGAACTACGCGTCCCACTGCTGACCGTCATCACCGAAACCGACGTTTTCGGCGGCCCGCGCGACGGCTATTACTTCGCCAGGCAGCCGGACAACGACAGGCTGCGGGTCTGGGAGATCGCCGGCGCCGCGCACGCCGACAACTACACGATCCAGGTGGCGTTCATCGACAGCGGCTCGGCGCCGCTGGAAGCCCTCGCGGCCGGCTACACGCCGACCAACATGCTGATGGGCCAGCAGTTGCCGCACAACATCAACTTCGGTCCGCAGCACCACTACGTGGTGCAGGCGGCGCTCGCCGCGCTGAACGCCTGGGTCGCCACGGGCGAGCCGGCGCCGGGCGCGGACCCGCTGGAGGTCCTGGAAAGCGCTGCGCCGCAACCCATTCTGGACCACCACGGACTCGCCCGGGGCGGCATCAGAACCCCATGGGTGGACGTGCCGGTGGCCAGGCTGTCGGGCCTGGGCGGCGAGGAGAGCATCATGTCGGCGATCTTCGGCTCCGGAGAGCACTTCGACACCGCAACAATTCAGCGGTTGTATCCGGGCGGCGACGCGCACTACCTCGAACGGTTCACCGCCGCCCTCGACGCCGCGATCGGCTCCGGGTTCATCCTGCCGGCCGATCGCGCCGAGATTCTGCAGCTCGCCGCCGCGACGTATCCGGGCGAGCGAGCCTAG